The following is a genomic window from Rutidosis leptorrhynchoides isolate AG116_Rl617_1_P2 chromosome 8, CSIRO_AGI_Rlap_v1, whole genome shotgun sequence.
ATAGTAACAAATGTGTGAATCAAAGCTTGATGGGGTATTTGgttcttctttttctcttttcgAGAAAAAGTTATTGTTATAAACTTTTcgctttttgccaaaaaaaaaaaaaaaaaaaaaaaaaaacaaaagcttCATGGGGTATTGTGAAAATTTAAGCATAATGGGGTCATGTGTGAAGTCATTTTTCTTCTTTCCCTATCCATCTATCAACTATGCAACAATTAATGTTTCATCATGTAGTTTATATTGTACACATGTTCTACTTTAACAATTGATAAAGTCATTTATGTAGCAATCACAATGTTTGTGTGTGAATGGAACATGTTTGTTGACAATGTTAATCAAATACAACTGTTAGATCACATCACACTATTTTCTCAGACCAATTTCCactcatgaaaaaaaaaaaaaaaaagggtggaTAATATACAATGTTTTGAATTTCTTGTCAACACCCCAATGGAGAACCCTAGATCAACTGATTTTCTTCAACTACAACTTCCTAGGGTTGCTAATAGCCAACCTCACTAAACAGTAAAAAAAAGAAACACAAGGTTAACCCGTAATAACGATATGCTTAAAGGGGTAACGTGTGTATATATATGCTTTCTGGGCATGATCAGGTTTTCAACTTTAGTAATTGGATGGATGGTTTGTGATCAAGAAAGCAGAATCGGCCCATTCTCGGCTGCAGTTCTGGAATTTTCATGACCGTTATTATGCCTTGTTAATTGCACGTCACGAGAGAAATGGGTTCTTGCTTTTGCGTATGGAGCTCCTCTTGCTGTTCATCATATATAAGGGGCATCCAAATTAAATGATTAGAGGAGTTTAGAATACTCGGTTCATATTGAAATAACTATGACATTTCAGGATATAGTTTAACGTAACTTGTTTAACTATCACTTAAATATCTAAACGGATTAACGGGTAAGGTTTTTCACGTTCAAAAGAAAAATCACTTAAATATCTGATTTACTCATGCTTTTTTTACAGAAATGTATGAAAAACTCTGTGGACAACAATCAGTGCTATCaaaattaaaattctaataataaccaATCCATAAATAAATTATTTTGGATTAAATTAGCAATAAAATAAATAGAGTGGCGCAATCTTGTATAGTATAGGTGGTAAAATGGATGGGTCCTATTTTAATTATGAACTTATATAACGACAAGTCGTTAACGTGCCAAAAAGTGTTGTACATGGCATTAACCGTCATATTAAAGTCAATATGTAACTATCATGTATTCATGTACAATACTTTTATGTGCATTAACAATTTAGGGCTGTCGTTAGAAAAATCCAATTATTATAGAATTTTGTATGGGCAAATAAGAGGTCGAGTATGCTTGGCCCAAAACACATATTGCCTAAAAATTCCAAACTTTGTAAGAAAAGAAAGTGTTTCTTAATAAAATCTAAACTTTTGAACAAAGCGATTTGGAAGATTTTATGTAGTTAAGATACATTATGGGTGGCTTTCAACCCATTTCAGATATTTCCAGTTTTTTTGTCCTTCCTACTTCACCTGTTACAGATGAAGCATACTTAATTGGCCCATTCCTTATTACATGGTTGAAATTGCCACTTCTGATGAGATAATGCAAGTTTATATCAGATTGAAAATTGTTGCAATTTAAATGGGATGGGATAAAATTTTGTGCGGTTTTCAACTTTTCAAGAATAAAGGAATCAAGCAATCACTTGATTTATAGATCACAGACAACGATATATTGAAAATTGTATACAAAGAAGCAAAAGTATGAGAGTAGAGAGTTGCATATCTTACCTGCAATATGCTGAGCTCGAAGGATGTTTTGACGCCTTTTCCACCAACAAGTCAAACAAGTGGCAATCATCAGAAGGCCTGCACATGCTCCTAATGCGATCCCGATCTTTGCACCAGCAGTTAGGTGAGGCCCGCACGTTGGTAGTCCAGGTATCCCGCAAAGACCTTTATTATCAGTAAAACTGTACATGTCCATAATCAATACTTCAGTCTAATCATTTAACACCAGCAGTCAAATATGACTACGACAACTTTAtgtatacattaataatgttaattttataataaataaatatgacTCCGAAGGTTTTTAGTGTTGATAACACACAGTTTGACCAGTTTAGCCCATTTGACCTGTTTTGTCTTGAGCTATAGTTATGAGTTTTTACTTGTTTAACCCATAATAAAACAAAACATAACATGAATTGACCCATATATAAATAAATGGATCAAAACTGCCACCTTACTTTGTTAGGAGTATCATAAAGGTACTTACTTGAAACTTGCTCTATGCAAAAGCCTTCCTCCCAGTGCAGCTGGGACTCTTCCAGATAGGGAGTTACCATTCAGATTCCTGTAAAATAGGTGGCGATATGGGTTGATCAGAAACACTTTTTTGTCCagttttttcttttatatttccgcATATCTTGTGTCAGACATgactataaaatacaaacatatattattttaatattactttTGAATTTTGAATAAATTAGTTGGTTAAGTGCAACAAATAAGGCTAGTGGTGACTTTCCACCCAttcaacccatttgacccattttcttTTATGTTATACATCAAGAACCAAACCCAAATCGACCTGTGCATAATGGGTTGACATTGCCATCTCTAAATATAATGAACATACATTTATGATGCAACATACAAGAGGAGGATTTATATCATGTATGGTGTAACTAATAGCCGACTTAGATATATTCCATATATTGTATTAGACTCGATGGATAAGTAATTAGACTTGATTGACAAGTAATTAGGCTTGTGTTTCCTAATTAGAATAGGGTAGGTTACATGTACAaatatagggtttcaatgaatggaAGATCACCTCGACAtccaaatatgaatattattgggtCTATGTAGACTTTTCGGCATAAAAAGAATGTTGACGGTACTTTTGAGTGATATAAGGCTCGTCTTGTTTGTGATGGCAGGTTCCGACAGGTTGGCATCGATTGTGGCGAGACTTTCAGTCCGGTAGTTAGACTGGCTACGATACGGGTTGTTCTCTCTATATCTCTTAGTAAATCTTGGCCAATCCACCAACTTGATGTCAAGAACGCCTTCTTGCATGGAATCTTCATGAAACTGTGTACATGCATCAACTTATGGTATTTCGCAACTACAGTTTTCCAGATCATGTTTGTTTATTAAAGAAGTCGTTATACAGTTTGAAACAAGCTTCCCGAGCTTGGTATCAACGGTTTGCTGACTACGTGGCTACAACCGAATTTACACATAGCCAATGTGATAACTCGTTATTCATATACAAACGTGGAATGGTATTGTGTATCTcttattatatgttgatgatatcatcTCACCACATCATCATATTCCCTGCAGCAAACTTTTATGACCTTACTGGCCTATGAATTCGAAATGAAGGATGATCACTTAATTTCTTCCTCGGAATTTCGGTCACTCGACAACCAAATAGTATGTTTCTTTCTCAACAAACATATGCCGAGGAATTACTTGAGCGAGCCGGGATTCCAAACTGTAACCCTGTTGCTACACCACTCGACACACATGCGAAGCTAAGTGCTAGTGCTCGCAAGCCGTATGCAAACCTAACTTTTTATAGGAGTTTAGCTGGAGCTCTACAATATCTTACACTTACACGTTCAGACATCTCCTACGCAGTTCAGCAGGTTTGTTTACATATGCATGCTCCTACCGATGCTCATATGCTTGCACTAGAACGCATTTCAACGCTACGTCCGTGGCACCATCTCGAAAGGACTGCATCTGTATAAGTCTCGCCCCTCGCATCTTATTTCCCATACATATGCCGATTGGGCGGATGTCCCGACACTCGCCACTCCACGCCAGGATATTGTATTTTTTGGTGACAATCTGCTATCCTGGTCTTCTAATCGTCAACCTACTCTTAGAAGATCAAGCGTCGAAGCTGAATATCGTGGTGTTGGTAACGTGGTTTCTGAAACAAGTTGGATTCACAATCTTCTTCTTGAACTTCATTGCCCGCTTCAAAAAGCTACTATTGTTTATTGCGACAATACCAGTGACATTTACCTAGCAGGGAATCCGATTCAACATCAACACACTAAGCACATCGAAATGGATATTCACTTTGTGCGTGAAAAAGTTGCTCGAGGACTTGTCCGGGTCCTTCACGTTCCGTCTCGCTATCAAATCGCTGATATATTCACCAAAGGGCTTCCTCGTATAATTTTTGATGATTTTCGAGACAGTATCAACGTCCGACAACCTTCCGTTTTAATCGCAGGTGTATAATAGCCGACTTAGATATATTCCATATATTGTATTAGACTTGATGGACAAGTAATTAGAATTGTATTAGGATTGTGTTTCCTAATTAAAATAGGCGAGGTTACATGTATAAATATAGAGTTTCAATGGATGAAAGATCGTCAATTCAGTTTGTATTAGTAACTATATAATGCAGTTGGGTGTGTACTATGAGACCTAAGTCCATAAGTACAGTTTATAAATGTAAGTAATGCTTCTTTGCTTGCAGAAAAACAAGAAATAGAATTGAGCAACTTACAATATTCGAACTGATGTCAAACCTCCTAGACTTTCAGGAATGGATCCATTAAAAAAATTGTACGAAAGGTCCCTGCAATGCAAATTCAGGTTCTGATAACGCATTCATCAATTATCATATAGCTAAGTTTTAAACAGTTACAAATTCCAGAAAAACTAACAATACGAAGTAGTAATTGTACTCACAGTACTTCTAAACTAGCAATTTTTCCAAGTGAACCAGGAATATGCCCCTGGATGCTATTTTCACTCAAGTTCCTAAAAATTCACAATAGAGATAACGATAAATTAGGATGCTGATGTTAACGAATCATTGATCGACGATTACTAAGAAATTTTTTTATTATGATATCTTTTTGTCCAaattaaacttacatattttgtagATGAGTCAGCTTGGATATGTCATCAGGTAACGATCCTCGTAAACCTTGGTTGTCAAGACCTCTAATATCACAATGTAAATACACAATTATATCTTTGTTGTCGATTTCAACAGTAAACATTACAAGATATCGTATCAACAAATTATCATGTCAAGTGGACCCCACTAACACTTACAGTCCATCAATGTACCATTTCGTTTTAGCACTATCAAATTGACAATCTACTCCACTCCATGGATGCTGTTGCGGAACACACGGATCACCGTTCCAACCGAAACGAAGCGGAAGACCAAGCGCACTCTTCAATTTCTGCAGAGCTCTTACTACATTTAAAAAAAGAAAACAACGTTACTTATAACAATCCTTTTCAAAGCTATATATTTGAACAAATTAAATACAAAATACCTTCGTCGATTAACGTTTTGGCCTCAGCTCTAACAATTTCAAAGATCTCGATTGCACTGATTATAGTATGAGTGCCTTTAACAGGTTGTAATGTTATTGTTAAACTCCTTCCACTAACAGCAACCGTCGTGTTCAGCACCAGAGCACTATTTACATCTCCACTCAGTTTAACGATATCAATTTCTTGAAATACGGTATCACCGTTTATTAAAATGTCAAAAACCCGTTGACCCTCCCCTGTAACCGAAGGATCAATCTCTGCAAAATGTAACCATATCGAATAATTCCGATTCGGATCCACGTCTGATGTGTACGTTAAATCAGGTAGATTATCAGAGCTAATAAGCGCGGTTTGATAAAGAGCTTCCGGGTAATAGTTCGGTACGTTTTTCGATAACTTAATGCTACTTTTTGTGTTCAAAGGCCGGTCAGAACTCGGAGTGAACGACGTAATCGAATTCCAAAACCGGTCACCTCCCCAGTGGTTCCCGCTATAATCCACGTCAAATTTCGGACTCTTAGCACCGCAACTGAGTCGTTTATGAGTTCTTAAAATCGTTCCTTTTCCCCATGTGGGCCCAAAGTTATACGCATTGTTCCCAACTTGAAGAACTTCGATCGAAAGTATAGCTGGATCACCGTGTCCTGTACTATGAAAACACATTGTTGCGGTCCCGTCGTCAAGGAACACGAGTGCCTCGACGAACGCTTGTTCGTCATCG
Proteins encoded in this region:
- the LOC139862568 gene encoding receptor-like protein 4, whose amino-acid sequence is MKMLTSLSLLIFLIVFIAAFIPSYQAPYALRISCGARKDLHTPPTNTFWYRDFGYTGGYFTNATRPSFITPPLTTLRYFPLSEGPENCYHIERVPHGHYSIRIFFGLVQDPTFDNEPLFDVSIEGTLVYSLSSGWSNHDDEQAFVEALVFLDDGTATMCFHSTGHGDPAILSIEVLQVGNNAYNFGPTWGKGTILRTHKRLSCGAKSPKFDVDYSGNHWGGDRFWNSITSFTPSSDRPLNTKSSIKLSKNVPNYYPEALYQTALISSDNLPDLTYTSDVDPNRNYSIWLHFAEIDPSVTGEGQRVFDILINGDTVFQEIDIVKLSGDVNSALVLNTTVAVSGRSLTITLQPVKGTHTIISAIEIFEIVRAEAKTLIDEVRALQKLKSALGLPLRFGWNGDPCVPQQHPWSGVDCQFDSAKTKWYIDGLGLDNQGLRGSLPDDISKLTHLQNMNLSENSIQGHIPGSLGKIASLEVLDLSYNFFNGSIPESLGGLTSVRILNLNGNSLSGRVPAALGGRLLHRASFNFTDNKGLCGIPGLPTCGPHLTAGAKIGIALGACAGLLMIATCLTCWWKRRQNILRAQHIAARGAPYAKARTHFSRDVQLTRHNNGHENSRTAAENGPILLS